A DNA window from Bos indicus isolate NIAB-ARS_2022 breed Sahiwal x Tharparkar chromosome 9, NIAB-ARS_B.indTharparkar_mat_pri_1.0, whole genome shotgun sequence contains the following coding sequences:
- the FAM229B gene encoding protein FAM229B: MPFRFGTQPRRFPVEGGDSSIGLEPGLSSSATCNGKEMSPTRQLRRCPGSHCLTITDVPITVYAAMRKPPAQSSKEMHPK; the protein is encoded by the exons ATGCCTTTTCGGTTTGGGACTCAGCCAAGGAGGTTTCCAGTGGAAGGGGGAGATTCTTCAATTGGGCTGGAGCCTGGACTGAGCTCCAGTGCTACCTGTAATGGGAAAGAGATGTCACCAACCAG gCAACTCCGAAGATGCCCTGGAAGTCATTGCCTGACAATAACCGACGTTCCCATCACTGTCTATGCAGCAATGCGAAAGCCGCCTGCACAAAGCAGCAAGGAAATGCATCCCAAGTAG